A window of Natrinema versiforme contains these coding sequences:
- a CDS encoding PAS domain S-box protein — MTEPAEPAGLAPWNEGDERAARQWYRTLVETVPGGVFQLDGDDRIVAINDALLELTASSREILRGEHVSVLLGESGVEALERAPATGVATFERSVRTAADTAIPCELRLGTVPAADGRQGTIGIVRELDPREVDRGSQTEPTGPKTEPDDRADSATESEPEQPLSPPFEPITAVLEGADVGVFVLDDEFEVAWINDAAERYFGLDSRAVIGRNKDRLIDETISERVADPERFAEILGATYDENSDAERFECRVTADDTRAERWLEHRSKPIESGPYAGGRVELYYDVTEQHRRAYQLRRLNEAVREWLGADTREAAAERASRHLSDILDLEINGVFLHDPERAVLEPVAWSEPAAALFGDLPTFGAGEGIAWRVFESNEPVIYDDVTSDSDVYNPDTPIRSEICLPIGDHGIVLIGSEEGTAFDDGDRSLAKIVASSLEVTFDRISHERTLERERSQTETLLKTAPVAISVEDADGETVLANRHVQTTLGLGDREPLGETELLARQDVRDADGNPIDPDRGPSARVRETGEPVADEELVFEDETGERTWYSVTAVPVFDRDGALERVISAGEDITALKAQERRLEDRKRELETELSEILGRVSDAFYALDDEWRFTLVNDRATELLGHSEAELVGENIWERFPSGTRSDLVDRYERAMETQQPQSWERYSDSLDIWMEIQAYPSETGLSVYFRDITDRKRRERQLEQYERIIETIEDGIYALDEDGRFTMVNDAYVELTGYDRDELLGSHASLVVDEPVMDLAQRIATDESDEPTVETTLETKAGEERPVEATVTSITTDENGTGRIGVVRDITERRERQRKLEASEQRYRTLAENFPNGVVALFDDQLRYTAAGGQLLADLGIEQETAIGQTIHERYPDDVAAEIEPHFRAALGGDERSFEMGYHGRDLRAHTLPVRTGDEVAAGMLVVQDITERTKYQRRLEESNERLEQFAYAASHDLQEPLRMVTSYLQLIENRYADDLDADGREFIDYAVDGAERMREMIDGLLEYSRVETQGDPLEPVDLDGILDDVCEDLQFSIEEADAEITADALPRVDGDASQLRQVFQNLLSNAIEYSGDEPPRIHVAAERDGGNWEISVSDEGIGIDPDDQERIFQVFQRLHSHEEHAGTGIGLALCHRIVERHGGEIRVDSEPGEGATFSFTLPAVDGAA; from the coding sequence ATGACCGAACCGGCGGAGCCGGCGGGCCTAGCCCCCTGGAACGAGGGCGACGAGCGGGCGGCGCGTCAGTGGTACCGTACCCTCGTCGAGACGGTTCCGGGCGGCGTCTTCCAGCTGGACGGCGACGACCGGATCGTCGCGATCAACGACGCGCTCCTCGAGCTGACGGCCTCCAGCCGGGAGATTCTCCGGGGCGAACACGTCTCGGTGCTGCTCGGCGAGTCCGGCGTCGAGGCGCTCGAGCGGGCCCCCGCGACGGGCGTCGCCACGTTCGAGCGATCGGTTCGGACGGCCGCCGACACCGCGATCCCCTGCGAGTTGCGGCTCGGGACGGTCCCGGCCGCTGACGGCCGGCAGGGGACGATCGGCATCGTCCGCGAACTCGATCCCCGAGAGGTAGACCGGGGTTCGCAGACGGAGCCGACGGGGCCGAAGACGGAGCCGGACGACCGGGCCGACTCCGCCACGGAGTCGGAACCGGAACAGCCCCTCTCGCCCCCGTTCGAACCGATCACCGCGGTGCTCGAGGGGGCCGACGTGGGCGTCTTCGTCCTCGACGACGAGTTCGAGGTCGCGTGGATCAACGACGCCGCCGAACGGTACTTCGGGCTCGACTCGAGGGCCGTGATCGGCCGGAACAAGGACCGGCTGATCGACGAGACGATCAGCGAGCGGGTCGCCGACCCGGAGCGATTCGCCGAGATACTCGGGGCGACCTACGACGAGAACAGCGACGCCGAGCGCTTCGAGTGCCGCGTCACCGCGGACGACACCCGCGCGGAACGCTGGCTCGAGCACCGGAGCAAGCCGATCGAATCCGGCCCGTACGCGGGCGGCCGCGTCGAACTCTACTACGACGTCACCGAACAGCACCGGCGCGCCTACCAGCTCCGCCGGCTGAACGAGGCCGTCCGTGAATGGCTCGGTGCCGACACGCGCGAGGCGGCCGCCGAGCGGGCCTCTCGGCACCTCTCCGATATCCTCGATCTCGAGATCAACGGCGTCTTCCTCCACGATCCGGAGCGGGCGGTCCTCGAGCCGGTCGCCTGGTCCGAGCCGGCCGCAGCCCTGTTCGGCGACCTCCCCACGTTCGGGGCGGGCGAGGGGATCGCGTGGCGCGTCTTCGAGTCCAACGAGCCGGTTATCTACGACGACGTAACGTCCGATTCGGACGTCTACAACCCCGATACGCCCATCCGAAGCGAAATCTGTCTGCCGATCGGCGACCACGGCATCGTCCTCATCGGCTCCGAAGAGGGGACGGCGTTCGACGACGGCGACCGCTCGCTCGCGAAGATCGTCGCCTCGAGTCTGGAGGTGACCTTCGACCGGATCAGCCACGAGCGGACCCTCGAGCGCGAGCGGTCCCAGACCGAAACGCTCCTCAAGACCGCGCCGGTCGCGATTTCGGTCGAGGACGCCGACGGGGAGACGGTGCTTGCGAACCGCCACGTGCAGACGACGCTCGGCCTCGGCGACCGCGAGCCGCTCGGCGAGACCGAACTGCTCGCGCGGCAGGACGTCCGCGACGCCGACGGGAACCCTATCGACCCCGACCGCGGTCCCTCGGCCCGGGTCAGGGAAACCGGCGAACCGGTCGCCGACGAGGAACTCGTCTTCGAGGACGAGACGGGGGAACGGACGTGGTACTCCGTCACCGCCGTCCCCGTCTTCGACCGCGACGGCGCGCTCGAGCGGGTCATCTCCGCCGGCGAGGACATCACGGCGCTCAAAGCACAGGAGCGCCGCCTCGAGGACCGCAAGCGGGAACTCGAGACCGAACTGAGCGAGATCCTCGGTCGCGTCTCCGATGCGTTCTACGCCCTCGACGACGAGTGGCGGTTCACGCTGGTCAACGACCGCGCCACGGAACTCCTCGGGCACTCGGAGGCGGAGCTCGTCGGCGAGAACATCTGGGAGCGGTTCCCCAGCGGAACGCGGTCCGATCTCGTCGACCGCTACGAGCGGGCGATGGAGACCCAGCAGCCCCAGTCGTGGGAGCGCTACTCCGACTCGCTCGACATCTGGATGGAGATCCAGGCCTACCCCTCCGAGACGGGGCTATCGGTGTACTTCCGGGACATCACCGACCGGAAGCGCCGGGAGCGACAGTTAGAGCAGTACGAACGGATCATCGAAACCATCGAGGACGGGATCTACGCGCTCGACGAGGACGGCCGGTTCACGATGGTCAACGACGCGTACGTCGAACTCACCGGCTACGATCGCGACGAGTTGCTCGGGAGCCACGCGTCGCTCGTCGTCGACGAACCCGTGATGGACCTCGCCCAGCGGATCGCGACCGACGAGAGCGACGAGCCGACGGTCGAGACGACACTCGAGACGAAGGCCGGCGAGGAACGGCCGGTCGAAGCGACGGTCACGTCGATCACGACCGACGAGAACGGGACCGGCCGGATCGGCGTCGTCCGGGACATCACCGAGCGGCGGGAGCGCCAGCGCAAACTCGAGGCGAGCGAGCAGCGCTACCGCACGCTCGCCGAGAACTTCCCGAACGGGGTCGTCGCCCTGTTCGACGATCAGTTGCGCTACACGGCCGCGGGCGGGCAACTCCTCGCCGACCTCGGAATCGAACAGGAGACCGCGATCGGGCAGACGATTCACGAGCGGTACCCCGACGACGTGGCCGCCGAGATCGAGCCCCACTTTCGGGCCGCCCTCGGGGGCGACGAGCGCTCCTTCGAGATGGGGTATCACGGCCGGGACCTCCGCGCCCACACCCTCCCGGTCCGGACCGGGGACGAGGTGGCTGCCGGCATGCTCGTCGTCCAAGACATCACCGAGCGCACGAAGTACCAGCGCCGCCTCGAGGAGTCGAACGAGCGCTTGGAACAGTTCGCCTACGCCGCCTCCCACGACCTCCAAGAGCCCCTGCGGATGGTCACGAGCTACCTCCAGTTGATCGAGAACCGCTACGCCGACGACCTCGACGCCGACGGCCGGGAGTTCATCGACTACGCCGTCGACGGAGCCGAGCGCATGCGCGAGATGATCGACGGCCTCCTCGAGTACTCCCGGGTCGAAACGCAGGGCGACCCGCTCGAGCCGGTCGATCTCGACGGCATCCTCGACGATGTCTGTGAGGACCTGCAGTTCAGTATCGAGGAAGCAGACGCCGAGATAACGGCCGACGCGCTTCCCCGCGTCGACGGCGACGCGAGCCAGCTCCGGCAGGTATTCCAGAACCTGCTGTCGAACGCGATCGAGTACAGCGGCGACGAGCCGCCGCGGATTCACGTCGCCGCAGAACGCGACGGCGGGAACTGGGAGATCTCGGTCAGCGACGAGGGGATTGGCATCGATCCCGACGATCAGGAGCGGATCTTCCAGGTGTTCCAGCGGCTCCACAGCCACGAGGAACACGCCGGCACCGGGATCGGCCTCGCGCTCTGTCACCGGATCGTCGAGCGCCACGGCGGCGAGATCCGGGTCGATTCGGAGCCCGGCGAGGGAGCGACGTTTTCGTTTACGCTGCCGGCCGTCGACGGGGCAGCATAG